The genomic window CTACGAAGGTTGGTGGTGGTTAGTTGCATATTGATTTGAATCGATGTGCCTCTGCATGTAATGCTATGAGCCTGGCTAGAAAGTGTCTGCTTCTTGATGCTAGAACTGAGGTGTATGAAACAAATATGAGCCAACCGCCCATGAGCCAACCAATTGAGTTGACATGAATGGTAATGACGATGTTGATACACAAGAAGGTGATATCCCTTTCCAGCAAAGCGATGCCTCAGACTTAGAGGATGAGCTTCATGGGGACGCCCTTGGTGATGTAGACACAACGTGTAAAAGTTGACATGGACCGTGACATCCCTTGTTAGCGAGCTTATGGATCCTAGCTTATAGAGGCAACATAGTAGGTCAGGAGCACCAAATATATTTGTTTGGTGATCTTAGCCTCGTCGATGAGGCCATAGTTGATGACACAGAGACTAAAGAACTTGGACCATTGCCATTTTGATCTGAAGAGGAAGATATAAAAAGTCACGTGCATACCCCATTCTGAAGTTTAGAGACTTGCTTCAATATCATATGTGATTGTGAGAGTACTCTATGAAGCACCATCAACCTTACTTGTGAAGCACTCAAAATCGAAGCAACGTTACACGTGGAGTTTGAGAAAGATGATGCCCATGGTTTGTTCATGTAAGAATTTGTAGCGATGGTATATCACTTATGCAGGGCGCAATGCCCTCCAACAAGCAGTGTCGGCCAACCTACGCTTTCGTCGCTCATGAATACGCAAACACTATAAAGCGTGAACCCTTGCTAGCACTCGGTTGCTTGATAAAGGTCATACAAATGGCATTTGTGCATGGGGTGAAGTACAAGAATGCATGGAAGTCCAAACAAGTTGCATTCAAGATGTTGTATAGTGACGGGGAAGAAGCATACAATCGCCTCCCTAAATTGTTGGGAGTGATGGCCACAAGAAACCTGGATATTTATTACGTGGTGAAGCCACACTCTTCGAAGGCTACAATGCTAGCATATGGTATCACAAGAGGACGCGGAGTTTCTGCACCCAACCTCAAATTAGCTTGGGACAAAATaaaaagaaattcaaaaaattcgtcatgaaatcacattcctagaaggcgttGCAAAAAAATCGGTACTCTAaaaatgctactttcaaaagcattttggagcactgaatttgtttttttttttgccatgccttacAGGATTGTCATTTGCAATTcattagaacttttgtcaatgtttctcccaaaaaaaatagatttttttaaattttgtttgattttactgttcaccgagctcatttgagcttggGAGCAGAAAGGCACTTCCGATCACAAGAGAGCGTTGATCATCAGCAAGCTCATCGGCTACACCATCATACATTTGCCCTTCAATACCAGAGCACGCTACATTACTTCCATGATACATCCACTAATATTGGCAAGAAGAGAGCGTCGAATCATCAAAAAAATCACTTTTATTAACAGAAAGCACAAAATGCACTCATCCAATTGCAATAAGAGAGCATGAATAAGTATCCTTCGTGTGGTCAAACGTGACAAGACGCACTGTCACGAGGCTGGAGTTGACAGTAAAATAACAGATCAATTTTGAACAGCGGAGAGGAAGTTAGGCGCCATGATCTCGAGCAGCCCCTTAGGGTTGTCCACATGAACCCAATGGCCGGAGTTGGGGAGAACGTGGAGCGACACTTTCCCCGCGTCAGGTTTGCTGCCTCTCCTTGACAGTGCTTTTAGCCTCTGGACATCCTCTGGGTGCCATCTATCACTGAGCTCTGCCTGTACTATTGAGATCTCCAAATCCTTTGGTGGGTTTTCCAGCAGTCCCCAGTAGCTTCTATCTCTGAAAATTAACAGTAACTTAACTCAGTTTGAATACAGCAACATGTTGAATATGTTTGGATGATGCAGGATTATACGACAGCTAGTTCACCAATTGATTGAAGATATCAACACAGACAAAGAAACAGACAAGAGGAAGTGTTGTACTAGAAGGAAACATAAACTGTTTGTTACCTTTTTTTTTGGAAAGGAACTGGTTGTTACCTGTAAGAATTAAACATGTCTGTGGCAGCCTGAAGATCAAAAGCCCAGGTCACATGTTCATTGTCCTTCTTCAAGTTGCTGCCAATCCAGTCTGAAAGTGATTTGGAGAATCCCAGGCTGACCATGTGGTCCACAACCCACCTGATAGCAAACAGATATAACATTAAGAATCAGAACAAAAGTGAATCATTTAGTAGTTCATGCTAAATATCTTGAAGGGCCAAAATGTTACCACTGCTCCTTCAAGGCTTCATGAGTAAGTTAGTGCAAGATAATCGTTGGACCAGGTAGGCGTCAACCATTTTACAGTAAGAGGACTATGCTTCCTACTTGCCCGGACAAATATCTGATGTTTGAATACTAAAAATTACTCGCCCTGACCATCAAAGTAACCAAGCCAGTTGACATTTGAAATGCGCGGTGCGTTTAAGGCTATTTTATTGCTTTGAGTATCTAGCAAAAATTTGATTCCATGCACACCCTTCCGGCGCATGGTTACACACACTATAGCCTAGAATTTACCATGTACTGGTTTTGGAATACATACTAACTAGAATTATCAATATAACGAATTATCATTTCTTGTTCTGTCATTCCATCTTTCGGCGTTGCAGCCTTTGTACCATGTACTCATACACCACACTGTTTGCACATGAACCTTTTCTGTGTGATGGGCCGCTACATTAATGTTTGGTCAAGTGATGTACGCACTAGATTTGTTTGCTGATGCCCACTATTCGATAAAATGAACAGGTTGAATCATACACTTTAAATTAATATATCAAATGGATTAGGAAGGAGAGAAATATATCTTATCGAGGGAATGTAAAAGAATTACTTGCGTGATGGAAGCGATGAAGGAAGACTTGCTAGTGTTTGCAAAACCCGTTCAACTTCACCGTCACTGTTATCTATTTTTACTTCTCCAGGGACAGAATCAAGCACCCAGAGCTGTTCTGCATCAAAGGAAATAAATGAGACAGTGATACACATTCTTTATCCCCCTGACAGAGTAATGTTCAGAAAGCGTGACCAATCAAAATAATCAGGGGATAAAGATGATGCCAAGAAATCAACTACCAAGACAAAAAGCAATAAATTGTCATTCTCACAACAGAATCATAACAAATTCTCCAGAGGTTGTACTTGGATGCTATATTAGGATCTCTTACACAACTCAAAGCATACTTTACTTTGTGACACATAGTGAACTACATGATTCTTGTTTCATATGTAACAGTAGGATTTTGTAGATCAACACTGCATACTATGTAAATAAGTATGTATACACTGCACCTACTGTAAGTTGCAAAATCAGACAAATTATGCAGAAGAACAATAATAATAAAACAATTGGCAAACACAAGAACTAATATGTTAGAAGCAACCACATGAACGCTAAAAGTAACTCACTGAACCTGTTTCGGAAGAGCAGCAGATTCTCCGTAATCGCCACGGGAGCAACTCTCCGCGAAATCCAGTGCGACCTTTCCACCCATGGAGTGACCCACGACGACATCCGGCCATGTCCAGCCCCGAGCCTTCACCAAATCAGCAAGATCCTTGGCGGCACTCGACATTTCATGGGGCGGGCTCAGCCCTTTGATCCTGGCTGAGCTCCCATGGTTCCTCAAATCCACAAGAACCATCTTCCACTCTACAAACACACACGCATACATATCACAAAATTCAGGTCTCTAAACAAACTCCCGGCCTGTGACTCTAAGCAAGCGCCGAACTATGTAAAATGCCGTGCACATTGATAATTCTCCAACGTTCAATGGATACCACAACGATCAGTAGCAGTGCTAACTGTTAACAGATATGCGCATTTAATTCAGGGGGTATTCTGCGTCAGTTACCGTCGGCGAGGGAGCGGTCGCGGAGCTGGGAGGCGAGGGTGCGGGAGAAGGTGCGCCAGTTGCGGCCGGAGCCCAGGAGGCCGTGGAGGACGAAGGCGGTGGCGGTGGGCGGCTTCTCCGGGGAGAGCTGGATCTCGTGGAAGGCGAGGGTTTCGGTCTGGTGGGCGGCGTCCGAGTGGACGGAGGAGGAGAGGAGCAGGCGCCAGGGAGACCAGGCggcgggggaggagaggaggcgcgagcggagggaggaggaggacgctCGGAGGGACGCCGCCATGGCCGATCGCTCCGCGGGAGTTCTCGCCAGGCGACGCGGCGATGGGTAATGGCTGCCGAGCCGATGAGTACAGAACGAACACACAAAAAAAAATTGAGCTGAAAacagggaaaaaaataaaaagaatataTGACAGCTGTGGGATTTGAACCCACGCCCTTTCGGACAAGAGCCTAAATCTGGCGCCTTAGACCACTCGGCCAAACTGTCTTGTTGTACGCACTGAGCTGGCTAATTTATTAAACTTAACGAGGAATTAGGATGGTCGTCTAACATCTATGAAGAAACTAAAAGGATGGACAACCGACATCTTTTATTTCAATTCCATTTTCAGAGATGGACAACCGACATCTTTTATTTCAATTCCATTTTCAGAGATGGACAACTGCACAACCGATGTGTCTAGGAGTATCATTTCATCGACTAGCACGATAGTGGCAGAACTTGTCCCAAATAGCTGGGTGGTCCGGCTGATAGAAATAGCTATTGGCGGAGAGTTGCCTTAAAGAAAATCTCATAGTTGGGCGCGGCCAGGGCCCTTTGGCTTTGCTGTAGCACCGCCATTGTAGCACGGGTCGCCCCAATGAAAGGAAGATGAAAAAGGAGAAGCTCAAAAGGAGGAGAGGTGGAGGCGATGAATAACAATATCGATGAGTTGAAGAGGGAAAGAAACAAGTATACTGAGAAGAGGCAATAAAAGTTAGagatgaaggagaagaagaatgaAGAGAAGAAGGCGAGATGGGGGCTATGCAAGAGAGCAAACGGAGTCAGCTAGACATTGAGAAGTAGGCTCCACATTAAGGCTGGTCGGGCGAGAGATGGCTGCCTGAACACCCAGAATCAGTTCATCACGATGGATCCAATGGCTGGGGAATTTTGGGCGAGTCCATGGAATATCACCATACGTTTCAGGAACCTCGAACAAAGGCAAAATACACACGCTGAAGGAGGAAAGAATGGCGTAGACATCAGCGGAGTGGACGGTGCACACAACGGCGACATGTGATTTGTGCATGTCACTGGTTAATGCTTTTGTTTGTGCAAATTGCCAAAAATTATATTCATGATTGCTTGGTGTGCCAAATGTTTACTTTTGGAGGGAATCTAAGTGTTTGAATGAAAAAACAGGAAAATAAATTATGGAGGTTGAGATATGGTGGCTCTGTGTTTCCGCGTCACCTCGAGTCCTCGACAGCCTCCATATTCGTATGGAACACATTTCATATGGCGGATGGCGATCTCAGATACGGAGACtctactagagttgctctaaggtATGCAGGCTTTAGAAATCCATTATGGATTAAagcaagcatcttagagttggaacatttgttttgatgagGCGGTCAAAGGATTTCTCTTCATCAAGAACAAAATAAAAAATGAACCTTGTGTTTATAAGAAATTTAGTGGGAGCTCGGTCGTGTTTCTaatcatattttattttattttattgaaaaagAGGATAACCCTTTGTATCgagtgatgcacacaaccatatactccctctgttttataaTATAGTGCATGTAGGATTTTTGAGGCGTTAAACTtatcaaactttgaccaagtttaagGAGATATTTATTTATATCTGCAATATCAAatatatacaatatgaaaatttaacTCACGATGTATATGATGATATGCATTTGCTAGTAGAAATGTGAATATTTTCTctataaacatggtcaaagtttgcaaagtttgacttcgaAAAAAAAAATCTATATGCAGTACATTATGAAGCGGAGAGGTATTATTTATCATGCAAAATCCAGCAGTCGAACAACATCAACCCAAAAAAATGAGGTCGCATGCCTCACGACAGTAACTGCACCAAATAGCCACTTCCCCTAAGATAAAAGACAAAACCAAAACAAAAAATACACAACTCCTTACTAAGCTTTTAAAAAGAAATCTCCGCACGTGCATCGATGATGATGAGTCCGACTCAAAGTCGATATTGAGGTATTCATCGCCGAAGCCAAGCTTCGATCCACCATCTTCAGCAAGGGCCCAGCGTATATCTAGTGTTTTCCACCGGAGTGTGCATGTTCTTCATCGAATTCGCCTCTACCATCAAGACTTGTCTATCTACCGACACCTCACTAGCCGGATACCGCAGGAGCATAAACCGAAAGACAAAGGCGTCCTATACCGCCTCGCCTCTAGAAAATCGCCTCTAATGTTACAAAACTACACGCGGTT from Triticum aestivum cultivar Chinese Spring chromosome 3B, IWGSC CS RefSeq v2.1, whole genome shotgun sequence includes these protein-coding regions:
- the LOC123071509 gene encoding protein ABHD11, coding for MAASLRASSSSLRSRLLSSPAAWSPWRLLLSSSVHSDAAHQTETLAFHEIQLSPEKPPTATAFVLHGLLGSGRNWRTFSRTLASQLRDRSLADEWKMVLVDLRNHGSSARIKGLSPPHEMSSAAKDLADLVKARGWTWPDVVVGHSMGGKVALDFAESCSRGDYGESAALPKQLWVLDSVPGEVKIDNSDGEVERVLQTLASLPSSLPSRKWVVDHMVSLGFSKSLSDWIGSNLKKDNEHVTWAFDLQAATDMFNSYRDRSYWGLLENPPKDLEISIVQAELSDRWHPEDVQRLKALSRRGSKPDAGKVSLHVLPNSGHWVHVDNPKGLLEIMAPNFLSAVQN